DNA sequence from the Marinilongibacter aquaticus genome:
GTTCAAATGAAGAGCGTACAAACTGTCGATGGTTTGTTTGGGGTTTGTGAATTGTGGACGCCATTCAAAACTCGTCGCTCCAGAGCCGCCGCTTTTCCCGAAAATCCGCCAAGTGGAATCAAAGTGCAACACATCGACTGGGATTTCGTAGGCTCGAAACTTTTTGATGAGAGCAATGGGATAATGTGCGGTCAATTCATTTTCGTGTCCCCAAGTTCCGCCGTTATAGGTGCCCACCTGAAGACCAAATGCAGGAAGTGGGAGCAGTGGAGACTTGCCCGTGATGGCGGTGTAATGATCCAAAATTTCAGCGAATGATGGGCCATTGAAGACATAGTAATCCATTTCGCCGCCTTGAGCAGAAACGGTATACACTTGTCCCGAGCTTTGGCCCATGTCAAATTCAGAGGTATACGAATTGTGCAGGTAAAGTCCGTATCCTTTTGTGCTCATAAAAAAAGGAATCGGGCTGTAGTTGGCTTCGAGCACATTGTAGGCTCCAACAATATGTGGCCGTCCTGTTCCGCGACCCACCTCGAGTTTGACTTTCCGCCCTCGGCGGTCAAGTACATCCATGCGTTCCCCGAAACCAAAGAAATGCTCATCCGCTTGAAGAACTTTGCTCAACTTCAGACCAGTCTCTTGTTTGCTTGCGGGCAGATGGTCTTGTACCAAAACCTTACCTTCTTTGTTTTCGATTGTAATTTGCCCTGTTTCCCTATGCAGTTTTAATGTAAGGCTATTGCTTTCGAACAAATAGTTTTTTTTCACCTTACGCACCAATACTTCAATGGCTTTGGGTTGATTTGGAGCCAACATGATGCTGTCTTTTACAGCAAATTGGTCGTCGTTGGCATAGCGAATTCGCAGAATATCAGGCCCATAGAAAGCGATCTTCAAATCAGCCCGATTGGTCTTTATCAAGAATTCATGATTGGGTAGGTGATTGATTTCTTCGATTTCCCCCAAGAGGTTTTGACCATTGGAAAGAAATGAAAAACAGAGAAAAGTGAGAAGTAAATATAGTTTTGGAAGCATAGGGTCGGTTTTTGGCTAAAATCAGCTTTTTTTCGAAATCTTCTATCCTGCGGTATCCTGTGCAGGATAGTACAGGATAGTTTAGGCTACGAATCATCCTAAATTTACTTCGAAATTTTACAATACCCTAATCTATTTCTATAATTGAAACGTTGTTTAAAAGACTACTGTCAGGATCTTTCCGAAGTCCTCACAGTAGTTTTTTTATAGAATATTTCCGATGAATTGGGTATTTGTTTTGAGAGCCTTTAAAATCCACTTATTTTCATTTCTGTCGGACCCTTTAACTCAGATACCCTATGCCTGCAAAACAGCTATTGAGCTTATGCTCCTTCGTTCTACTTTCACTTTCTTCGTTTGCACAGCATGCAGAGCAGAAGCCTTTTACGCGGTGGTGGTGGATGGGCTCTGCGGTAAATGAACAAGGGATAAAATACAATCTCGAAGCTTTTCACAAGGCTGGAATTGGCGGTGTGGAAATTACTCCAATTTATGGGGTGCGTGGCGAAGAGTCGAATTACATTCCTTTCTTGTCGGAGAAATACATGCACATGCTGGATTATACTGTAAAAGTGGCGGATAGCTTAGGCATGAAAGTGGATATGGTGCAGGGTACGGGTTGGCCATTTGGTGGGGCACAAGTGGAGGCCAAACATGCGGCAACAAAATTAATGGTCGATTCTCTTTTTTTGAAGAAAGGAGAAACCGTGGATCGTGATTTCGAGGTAAACCAAGAAGGTGTGGCACTGCTTCATGTGCTGGCTTTTGGAGCCAATGCGTATTATAAAGATTTAAGTGATAAAGTGGAGGAGGGGCGTTTGCGTTTTCAGGCAGATCGGGATTTGACGCTCTATGCGGTGTATGCCGGAAAAACCGCTCAAAAAGTGAAGCGGGCTGCCCCAGGAGGCGAGGGATTCACTGTCGACCACTATTCGCAATCGGCATTGGAAGATTATCTGGAGCCTTACAATGAAAAACTTAAGTCGGGGATTCGGGCCGTGTTCAACGACAGTTACGAAGTGTATGGCACCGACTTTACACCTCATTTTTTCGAAGATTTTGAGGCACTTAGGGGATACGATTTAAAACCCCACCTGCCTTTGCTTATTCAAAAGGAGAATTCGGAAAAGGCCAATCGCATTCGCGGAGATTACAGAGAAACCATTTCGGATTTGCTGAAAACACGTTTCGATAGGCCATGGACAAAATGGGCCCATGAGCATGGCTATAGAACCAAGCTGCAGGCCCACGGTTCACCCGGAAACTTGCTCGACCTTTATGCTACGGCTGATATTCCAGAATGTGAGACTTTTGGTTCGATGCCTTTTGATATTCCGGGTTTTCGACGTGAAGCCGATGATATTCGTGAAGGGGATGCTGATCCCGTAATGCTGAAATTTTCGAGTTCGGCTGGGCATGTGATGGGCAAACCCTTGATTTCTTCGGAAACATTCACATGGCTTCGCGATCACTTCAAAACGGCTCTTTCTCAATGTAAACCCGAACTCGAAGAGTTGTTGCTGAATGGTGTAAACCATGTGTTTTTTCACGGCTCAACTTATTCGCCGCCTGAGGCCGAATGGCCCGGATGGAAATTCTATGCGTCGGTGAATTTCAGTCCGCAAATGACCATTTGGAAAGATGCTCCTGCACTTTTCAGATACATAAAGAATTGCCAGACACTGCTGCAAATTGGACAGCCAGATAATGAAATCGGACTTTACTGGCCAATTCACGATGTCTGGAATGGTTATCATGAAGGTCGACTGCTTTATCAATTTCAGATTCATTCTTTGAAGGAGTGGCTTTTGGATACGCCTTTCTATGCCTTGGCGAATGAATTGATGGATTCTGGATATTCTGTAGATTTTCTTTCGGATGAGTTTATCGCTACGGCACGTGTGGAAAGTGGGAAAATCGTATTCAATGGGGGAGCGTACAAAGCACTTGTTGTGCCCAAAGCAAAATACATGCCTCTGGCTACTTTGGACAAATTGAAAAGTTTGAAAGCCGAAGGAGCGACGATAATTTTCGAGGATTTACCCGAAAGTGTCCCTGGGTTCCGAGATTTTGAATCGCGGGCTTTGAAATTGAATGATCGTTTAGAAAGCCTCGTTCCTGTGCCGAACGTAATGCAAGCCTTGAAAAGCGGAGGGGTGGAGCGTGAAGAATTTGGGAAGCTCGGGCTGAAATTTATCCGAAGAAAACACGAAGAAGGCTATATTTATTTTGTGGTGAATCATGGTTCTAAAGATTTTGAGGGCTTTTTGAATTTGCAAAGCAAAGGAAACAAACCCGTTCTTTTTGATCCAGACACAGAGATGCTTGGCATGGCGAGCCAAAACGCCCAAGGTGCGGTTCGCATTCAATTGAAAGCTGGGAAATCCATCTTTATTCGTACAGATCAAAAGGCCGTTAAACAAGAATGGTCTTATTACAAAACACTTCCACAAGCTGTGGTTTTGCATGGGCCCTATACCTTGAAATTTCTCGAAGGCGGACCCGTTTTGCCGCCGGCTCATGATAAGCTGGAAAAGCTTGGGTCGTGGACCGAGCTTGGACAAGAGGAAGCGGATTTTAGCGGTACGGCGATGTACTCGTTTGAATTTGTGAAACCGAAAACTAAAGCGGATGCATGGGCTTTGGTATTGCCTGATGTTCGAGAAAGTGCACGAATATGGTTGAATGGAAAATATTTGGGCACTTTGTGGGCCAATCCGTTCACGATCAATCTTACAGATTTGAAGGCGGAGAATACGTTAAAAATTGAAGTGACGAATTTGACAGCCAACCGCTTGCGGGCGAAAGAAATGCGGGGCGAAGAGTGGAAGATTTTTCACGAAATCAATATGGTGAATAAGGATTACAAGCCCTTCGATGCTAAAAAATGGAAGCCGATGCCTTCGGGAATTGTCGGCGAAATCAAATTGGTGCCATTGGAAAAGGATTGAATTTTGAACAGGTCGGGCTTTTGGTCCCGACCTGTTTTATTAGCCGTTCAGCTTTTTCGAAAATTTCTTGATGGTCGCTCCTTTTTTCCTCTTGCTCAGCTGAACTTTCACACGTGCACGAAAATCGGCCTTCAGTTGATTCGTAAAGCTATGCTTGCCCTCGAGTTTGGCTTCTTTGTCCAACTTTATTTCGATGTCCGAAAGCCCTTTACCGAATTTGAAAACCAGACCTTGATTGGGCAAAATCCGAATGGAATTGGTTTTCCCGAGAATATCTTCGGTTATCAGTTGCGTGGCTGCCGTTTGCGAAAGTTTGGCCTCTTGCAGTTCGGGCGTTTTCACTTCGATCTCGAAATTCTTTTTCATGCTTTTCGAACTGACCACAAATTTCCCAGGTCGCAAAAGGTTTACTCCGAAGAGGTCTTCCTTACCGGGTTTGGCCGAATCAAATTCAAGGGTATCATCCTTTTTGATCAACACACGGTTTTCTTTAAATTCTCGAGAATTGTAAAGAAGAATATGTCCATTTTCGGCATTCAGTGTAAATACAGGCAATGCTTCGCGTTGGCCGAAAGCGAACATGTCCAAATTTATTTGGTTTTCTTCCACATCTTTCGATGCCCGAATGCTGCCTTTTCGGAAGGTTTTTCCATTTTTCTGTACTTCAATTGTAAAGATACCTTCGCCCGATATTTTATGGACGAGAAAAGAAAACGGACCCAAAATGGCGGGTGAAAAGTTTGCTTGGTTTAATATTTTGGCGTTTAGCATGATTTTGTCTGTTTAGTTTTTAAATCGATACGGTGAGTGCCATTTCGGTCTCATCGATGTTTACATTCACATTGCTTACTGTCAGTAAAACAGGGTTGGAACCCGGAATGATCGGGTACGGATTGGGTATGCCGA
Encoded proteins:
- a CDS encoding glycosyl hydrolase codes for the protein MPAKQLLSLCSFVLLSLSSFAQHAEQKPFTRWWWMGSAVNEQGIKYNLEAFHKAGIGGVEITPIYGVRGEESNYIPFLSEKYMHMLDYTVKVADSLGMKVDMVQGTGWPFGGAQVEAKHAATKLMVDSLFLKKGETVDRDFEVNQEGVALLHVLAFGANAYYKDLSDKVEEGRLRFQADRDLTLYAVYAGKTAQKVKRAAPGGEGFTVDHYSQSALEDYLEPYNEKLKSGIRAVFNDSYEVYGTDFTPHFFEDFEALRGYDLKPHLPLLIQKENSEKANRIRGDYRETISDLLKTRFDRPWTKWAHEHGYRTKLQAHGSPGNLLDLYATADIPECETFGSMPFDIPGFRREADDIREGDADPVMLKFSSSAGHVMGKPLISSETFTWLRDHFKTALSQCKPELEELLLNGVNHVFFHGSTYSPPEAEWPGWKFYASVNFSPQMTIWKDAPALFRYIKNCQTLLQIGQPDNEIGLYWPIHDVWNGYHEGRLLYQFQIHSLKEWLLDTPFYALANELMDSGYSVDFLSDEFIATARVESGKIVFNGGAYKALVVPKAKYMPLATLDKLKSLKAEGATIIFEDLPESVPGFRDFESRALKLNDRLESLVPVPNVMQALKSGGVEREEFGKLGLKFIRRKHEEGYIYFVVNHGSKDFEGFLNLQSKGNKPVLFDPDTEMLGMASQNAQGAVRIQLKAGKSIFIRTDQKAVKQEWSYYKTLPQAVVLHGPYTLKFLEGGPVLPPAHDKLEKLGSWTELGQEEADFSGTAMYSFEFVKPKTKADAWALVLPDVRESARIWLNGKYLGTLWANPFTINLTDLKAENTLKIEVTNLTANRLRAKEMRGEEWKIFHEINMVNKDYKPFDAKKWKPMPSGIVGEIKLVPLEKD